GCCGCCGCCGGGCTTCGCCGCAGGCAGTCGCGCGCACATGACCGTCGTCGGGGAGCGCGTCGCGGCGATCTGGACTCGTCGGTCGGACGGGCGCTGGCGGCTCGCGGGCTCCGGCTACGCCGTCGGCGGCGGGCTGGTCCTCACCGCCGCGCATGTGGTGGGCGACCGGCCGGTCCGAGTGCGACTGCTGGACGACTCCGGCGGGCTCGGGCGCACCCGCAGCGGCTCGACGGTGTGGCGGCGACTGGACGAGGGCTGCGACGCGGCCGTGGTGCGGCTTGCCGAGCCGCCCGCCGCCGCGCCCGTGCGCTGGGGCAGGCTGACCGGCCGCGCGCCGGGGGTCCGCTGCACGGCCGTCGGGTTTCCGCTGTTCAACGACGAGGCGGGACAGCCTGCCCCGGAGCAGCTCGACGGGCGGATCAACCCGATCACCCTGGGAACGCGGGGCAGGCAGGTCGTCGACGTCGAGAGTTGGCCGGGCGGTGCCGCCGAGGAACGGTCGCCGTGGAGCGGGATGTCGGGCGCCTCGGTCGTCGCGGGCGGCCGGGTGATCGGGGTGATCCGATTCGATGAGCGGGAGTTCGACGGCCGCCGCCTCTCGGCGACCCCGATCACCACGCTGCTGGCCGACGAGGAGTTCACGGCGCTGCTGCGGGAGTCGCTGCTCGACGACACGGCGGAGTCCGTCGAGCTGGCCGAGCTGCTCCGGCCGCTGCGGCGTCCCTCGGCGCGCAGCTCCCCCGTGGCACTGCTGCGCCCGGAGTTCGCCTCGGTGCCCTTCTACGGCCGCGACGCCGAACTGGCCGACCTCGCCGACTGGTGCGCCGATCCCGATGCGCAGCGGGTCGCCCTGATCGTCGGCGGCGGCGGGCAGGGCAAGACCAGGCTGGCCTACGAGCTGCTGCATCGTCAGCGGGAACAGGGCTGGGTCTGCGGCGTCCTCACCACCGCCGTCCCCGCCGCACGGACGCCCTTCGCCGCACTGCGCGACACGGCGCATCCGGTGCTGCTCGTCCTGGACTACGCGGAGACCCGCGTCGAGTACGTGCACGAGTTCGTCCGGGCACTGACGGACACCGTCGACCTCCGGCCGGTCCGCCTGCTGCTGCTGGCGCGCTCCGCAGGAGACTGGTGGCTGCACCTGCGCCGCCGGGAGGACTTCCTCAGCGACGCGCTGCCCGCCCGGCCGATGTTCACGCTGGCCCAGATGGAACCGACCGTCGAAGGACGTCGCCGAGCGTTCGACGAGGCGGTGCAGGCCCTGGCGGCCCGGCTGTCCGATCGACCGGATCTGCCGCACCACTCCGTCGACTCGGCGGCCTCCGAGTGGACACCGGATCTCGCGGGCGACGCCTACGGTCGCGTGCTCACGATCCACATCGCCGCGCTGGTGGCGCTGCTGCGTGACGGCCGCACCGTCCCCGCCACGACGGATCGCGGCCCCGGCCCGGTGATCCGACCGGCGGCGTACCCCGGTGGGCGGGCCGATCCCGCCCGAGGCGAATCGGAGCGCGACGACACGACGGCCTCGGCCGCCGGGCGCGCGGCGCAGAAGCGGGTCACCGCCGTGTCGACCACCGGCACGGCCTCGTCCGGACCCGCCGCCACGGCAGCCGAGACAGCCCCCGCCGGGCCGGGTCGCAGCGATCCTCTCGCGAGCGGATCGGGCCGGGCGCACGACATCGGCACGGCAGGAGGCCGCCCGACCGCCCGATCCGCCGCGACGACGACCGACGGCCGAGCGGGCGAGGCGTCGCTCGTCCTCGCGGGCGACTCGCGCGCGGCCGATCCCGCGCAGCGCCTCATCGACCACGAGCGGCGGTACTGGGATCGGATGGCCGTGCAGCACGGCATCGGCTATGCGTCGCTGCGGGAACGGGCCGTCGCCGCACTGCTGCTGCATCGCCCCGCCGACTCCGAGACGGCGATGACGCTCGTCGGACGGGCGATGATGAACGTGCCCGACGCAGGCGACCGCCGGGAGATCGCCCAGTGGGCACGGGCGCTGTATCCGCCGGAGGACGCCAGTGACGGATATCTGGGCGGCTTCCACCCCGACCTGCTCATGGAGCACTTCCTCGGTGAGCTGCTCGCCAGTGAGAACGATCTGTTGCCCGCGATCATCCCCGGCATCGACGGCGCCTCGGCGGTCCGGCTGCTGACCCAGATCGCCCGGGCCGCAGAGCATCCGGAGTTCTTCCCGTGGCTCGGCAGACGCATCGGCGACCTGATCAGGAGCTTCCCGCACGAACTCGCCGTCGCCGCCGTCGCGGTGGCCCCCTCCGCGCGATATCCCCGGCCGATCGCGGAGGCGCTCAGCGCCGTGCTGCGGGAGGAGGCGGACCACGGGCTCATCGCCGCGCTGCACCAGGCGATGCCGGAGCGGTCGCTGGCGCTGGCGGAACCGGCGGTGGAGGCGACCCGCCGGATGATCGACGCACTGGACGCGGACCCCGCCGCCGCGAACGCCACGGCACCGGCAGGCGGCACGTCGGGCGCGAACACGATCGCCGCGCAGGCCGTGCTGGCCGAGTCGCTGCGCAAGCTGGTCGTCCAGCTCGTCAACACCGATCGCGCCTCCGAGGCGCTGGACGCCGCGGGCCGCGCGGAGTCCGTCTACGGGAGCCTGGCCGCCCTCGACCCGGCCCGGTTCGCGGTGGACCTGGTCGAGGCGGGCGCGGTCACCGCGGCTCGCTGTGCCGAGGTCGGGCTGACCTCGGCGGCGATGCTCGCCATCCAGCGCGCCCTTGCCGTGTTCAACGGGCTCGGCGAGCAGGGTCCACGACATCGTCCGGTGTCGGCTCGGCTGCTGGCCTGCTATGCCCGCATCCTCCAGGACACCCCGGACGACGGGTTGAGCACCTTCATGTCGAACCGCGCCGTCGCCCTGTACGAGGGGCTGTACCGGGAGAACCCGCGCGATCACCGGGAGCCGCTCGCCGAGTGCCTCACCGACCGGGCCGATCACCTGTGCGAGGTCGGCAGTCCCGACGACGCCGTGCGCGATCTGGACACCGCGATGGCGCTGTACGAGGTGCTGAGCGACGAATGGCCGGACCGGTACGACGCCGTCATCGTCGGGGTGATTCATCGCAAGGCCGTCGCCCTGCTGCTCGCGGACCGGCCTGCCGAGGCCGAAGAGCACATCACTCGCGTCGTCGCCTTCCTCCGGCCGGCCGAGCAGGACGAATCGGCGGGCAGCGGGCGACTGGTGTCGGCTCTGCTCACCCACAGCGCCGCCGCCCTGCGCCAGGGTGACCTGCTCACCGCGCTGAACACGGCGGAGGAGGCAGGCAAGCTGGCCGACGCACTCGGCGAGGACGACATCCTGGCGCATCTGCCCTCGGCCTCCGAGGCGCGCAGGCACCTCGCCGACTGCTACGGGGCCTCCGGCAGCTTCGACGTGGCGATCTCCCATGCGGCAGCCGCCGTCGAGTCCTTCCAGATGATGAGCGAACGGGAGCCGGATCGCTACGAGCCCGCACTGGCGGTGGCGATGAACACGATGGTCCGCTGGCTGATCGCGGGTGGTCAGGGCCCTGCGGGCCTCACCTCCGCCGAGGAGGCGCTGGCATTGAGCACCAGGCTGGCCCGCCGAAGCCCCCGACGGCACCGCGACGAGCTGGCGGATGCGCTGTCCCTGCTGACCCGGTGTCGCAGCGCGGCGGGTCTGTCCGCCGAGGCCGCCGAGACCGCCGAGGAGGCGGTGGCCTGCTGGGAGCAGCTCGTGTCCGATCGCGGGCTCGGGCGGCATCGGGAGGAGCTGGCCGTCGCTCTGGTCGAGCTGGCGCGTCTTCGTCGTGCGGCAGGCACGGTCGAGACCGCACTGCCCCTGTTCAAGCGGGCCTTTCTCCTGCGGTCCGATCTCGCCGCCGAGCACCCGGAACGGGGCCGGTCGGCCGTGGCGAACCTCGCCGTCGAGTGGGCCGCCGTGCTGCGGTCGGTGGGCAGGCCCGAGGCGGCGAGCGCGATGGCGGCGCATGCCTGGCGACTCGCGACGGCCGACGGGATCGAGCAGGCGCACACCGCGTTACGCCGGGAGCTGCCCCGGCTGTACTCGGCCGCACCGGACGCCCTGGCCGAGGCCTGGCGGTCGGAGTCCGGGGGCGAGCTGCCCGACTGGGTGCGTGGCGAGTAGAGGACCCGCGTGGTCAATGCCCCGCATGGTCAGGATCCCGGTTGGTTCGATGCTCGCCAGCCGGAGCCCGCCCGCGCATTCTGTCGACGGCCGACGGCCCAGAACACCGACGACAGCATGAGCAGCAGGCCGCCCGCCATGCCCCAGCCCGATCCCGGTCCCCAGGCCAGCAGCCCGGCCGCCGTGGCCATCGAGGCGTTCGCGGCGGCGATGGCGATCCGGCCGGGAAAGCGCAGTTGCTCCTCGGCGCGGGGGTTGGCGGGCAGGCTCAGCAGCACGAGGGCGACCGGCGCCGCGGTCATCACCCCCACCGCGACGGCGGCGGACTCCCAGCCCAGCAGCGTCAACAGCACGACGACGACGACGGTGGCCGCCGTCCAGAGCATGGACTTCTCCTGCTGGCGCCACGAGCCCACCGAGAGCACGTTCGCAGGCACCTCGGTGAGCAGGCTGCGTCGCACCCGGACCTGCGCCCACACGGCGGTGACGTAGGCCAGCACGCCGACGCCGATCGGCAGCCAGACCACCGAGGCGGGCACCACGGACGCCGTGATCCCGCACACCGCCGTCAGCCCGCCCGACCAGACGTACAGCGGTTCCCTGGGGACCGCGTCGCGCAGGAAGCGTCGGGTCTGCCGGGGCATGGTCAGCTGGCCGATGGCCGAGGGAGACAGCAGCACCGCGACGACGACGCCGGTCACCAGGCGAGGCACCGCCGACCAGTCCGCGCTCAGTTGTAACCAGCTCAGCACGCCCGCCGTCACCAGCAGGGCACCGCCGAGCACCAGATACTGCGCCACGAGCTGCATCAGCCGAAGGACGATCGGCACCCTGGTATTGCGCAGCGCCGAGGAGTCCAGCGAGTTGGCCGTCTCCCACAGGCGCCAGGCGTGGGCGGGCTGGGCGGCCGGGTCCCGACTCATGCCCAGCGCGGTGATCAGCTGCGGCGACTGCGGGTGACGCGCGACGGCCGCCTCCAGGATCTCGACGGCCTGCATCCGCCTGCCGACCAGCAGCAGGGCCATGCCGACGTTCGCGGCCACGACCGGGCTCACGGGCGAGTCGAGCGCCAGGGCCCGCTCGGCCATGGCGATCACCTCCGCCGCCGAGTGCCCGTCCAGGCCCTGGACGATCCCCAGCGCGAGGGTCTGCGCCCGAACCGAGTGGCACCAGGCGTCCTCCGGACACAGACCCACCGCGATGGCCGAGGCGAGCCGGGCCTCGGCGAACTCCCCCGTCTCCACCAACACCTGCGCGTGCAGCGCATGGGCCTCGCCGTCGTCGGGGAAGGCGGCGAGCGCCTCACGGACCGCGTGCAGCGCCTCCTGGTTCTGCCCGCGCGCCAGGTGCACCGAGGTGCGCAGCGCCCAGGCCTCGCCGTCGTCGGGGTCGCGGGCCAGCGCCTCGCCGATCAACCGCATCGCCGCGTCGTGCTTGCCTGCCGACAGCAGCAGCATCGCGCGTTCGCCCTGATCCTCGTCCATCTCGTCACACCACCCGGCGACGACGCAGATAGCTGATCAGCTCGTCATAGGAGTTGTCGTGATTGGCGAACTGCGCGACCTGCCGGGCGGCGTGAAACCAGCTCTTGGTGGACGGCTTCACGTCTTTCAGCGCCGTGGTGAAGTCCGACGTCTCGATGTCGCGAATCCGATTCGTACGAATCGAGTCGAGCATCGCGCGTTCGGCAGCGGCCTGACACAGATAGGTCAGATCGGCGCCGGAGAAGTCCTCGGTCCGATGCACCAGCGAGGCGTAGTCGAGACTGCCGACGGGACGACCACGCATGTTCAGCCGAATGATCGCCAGCCGCGCGGACTCGTCGGGCGGCGTCACGAACAGCATCCGGTCCAGCCTGCCCGGCCTGCGCAGCGCGGAGTCGATGTCCCAGGGATGGTTCGTGGCGCCGAGGACGAAGACGCCCTTGTTGTCGGAGTCCACCGAGTCCATCTCGGTGAGGAGCTGGGAGACGACGTTCTTCATCGGGCTGTGCGCCATGGCGGCGCGCTTGCCGCCGATGGCGTCGATCTCGTCGATGAACAGCACACAGGGCGCGCTCGCCCTGGCCGTGTTGAAGATCGCCCGGACGTTCTTCTCGCTGGCGCCCATCCACATGTCCAGGGCGTCGGCCAGCGAGACGGACAGGAACTTCGCGCCGAGTTCGCCTGCCACGGCTCGGGCGATGAACGTCTTCCCGCAGCCCGGCGGGCCGTAGAGCAGCAGGCCGCCCCGTAACGAGTGACCGTAGGCGCGGGCGACCTCCAGGTTGCGCATCGGGGCGAGGAAGGCCGCCTCCAGCCGCTCCTTGACGCTCTCCATCCCGGCGACGTCGGCCAGTCGCACGGCCTCGGATCGCACGTCGACGAGAGTCTCGGCGTCGGTTCCGTCCGGCGGGGCGGCCGTCACCGGCACCCGCTCCACGTCGCCGGGCCCTGGCGAGGCCGCCTCGGTCGAGAGCGGCGGTGCGGCACCGGACGCCGGAGGGACCTGCGTCGAGGCGGTCGGTTCCGGGGCGGCCGGTGTCGGGCTCACCAGCCTGCGCATCAGGTCGGTGGCCGCCGCCGAGGACGGGTCACGGGCCAGGATCTCCACCAGCCCGCGCATCGCCTCCTCGGTCCGGCCGTCATCGATCAGCACCTCGATCAGTTGGAGTCGGGCGTCGTCGTCGTGGCTGTCGACGCCGAGAACGGCTTTCAGGGCGTCGATCTTGGCCTGGCGTTGCGCGGCGGAGTCGTTCACGGTCTCTGCTGCTCCTCGACGTCGGCGAACGGCATTCGAGTCCTCGGATCAGCCCCCACAGGTCGGACTCTTTCAGGAATACCGCGCGCATTTCGATCTTATCGCCTCCGCGATCGAGGGGGTGGTTTTTCCGGCGACGAAGGAGAATGGCGATCTTCGTCCGATAAGGACGAACGGTGATTCCGTTGCGGGCTGCGACATCGCGCGGTTCTGGTTCGATGGTCGACCTATTCCCGACACCGGTCCGGACGACGGCTCGGCCGATTCTCACCGGCCGTCGGACGAAGGGCGCCGCCTCGGCGCCGGGCCGGCTGGCGGTGCGTCCCCGCCCCAGCCGGATCTCGCTGCGCCGGGGCCGGGACGCGCACGCGTCCGTCGGACGGACATCGAGCCCCCGTCGGCCGGACCGGTCGCGGGGCAGCCGGGCGCGCCCCCGGCCTCGCCGATCGTGTCGCTCCGAGGACCACCACGCCCCGACATCTCACGCAGAGTGTCGACATGGCAACCGTTAGCCACCCTAACTAGGGCATCCCACCAGCGAGAATGTCATTCTCATTACAAGGAGCGACGACGGTGCGGGCCGACGGGCATACTCGCGTCGTGGGCCAACACTTCTACGCCGTCTCGCGGCGACACGTCGACCTGCTGCGGGTGTGCAGCAGCGCCTGTCGTCTGCGGGCCGCGACCTCCGGCGCAGGCCCGCGCTGATCCCTGCCTCGGCCAGGACGACGGCCGCCCGGCAGTTCTCGACTCCCGCCCCACGATGACCGCGACGACCAGGCAGGCTTCCTGCCCGGCTCCGCGCCGTCGATCCTGCGGCGGATCGATCGCTGTCCGATCTGCGCCGTCGCCGTCCCCGCGCCCCGTCCCGTGGTCTCGTACCGCGTAAGTCGGGGCCGCCCCCTGGCACGCACGGGCTCGGCGGGCTGATCGCCCGATCCGCGTGCCCGCTCCGCGCAGGCTGCACGGGCCCCGCCGAGACTCCGGCGTCATTCCGTCCGGCAGCACCCCCGGTCGGCGCCCCCGGTGCCCGACCGACACCACCTCCCGACCGACACCACTCCCGGCCGGTTTCCCGCCCGGCATCTCCCGCGACAAGGAGCGCCGCCATGCGCCGCAGCGCGCTGTATACCGCCCTCGCCGTCCCGCCTCTGCTGCTCGCCGCCGCGTGCGGCGGGGGCGGCGGCGCGACCTCCACCGGCGAACCCGATCCGGAGGCCGTCGTGGTCATCGGCTCACAGAACGAGCCGACCAGCCTGGACTCCAACGTCGGCGGCTCCTCCGGGCTGTCCGAGGTGCTGCTGCGCAACGTCTACGAAGGCCTGGTGGCCCTGGACGACGAGGGCGAGATCGTGCCCGCGCTCGCCGAGTCCTGGGACGTCTCCGAGGACGGTCTCGACTACACCTTCCACCTGGCGCCGGACGTGACCTTCCACGACGGCACGGAGTTCAGCGCCGACGACGTCGTGTGGAGCATCGAACGCACCATCGCCCCCGACTCGGTCAACCCGAAGAAGCAGAGCCTGGCGGGCATCACCTCGGTGACGGCCGAGGACCCCGACACCGTGGCGGTCAGCCTCGGCGAGCGCAGCAACGAGTTCCTGTTCGGCCTGACCACCTCGGCCGGGCTGATCTTCCAGGAGGACGCCGCCGATCTGGCCGAGCAGGCGGTGGGCACCGGCCCGTTCACCTTCGACGAGTGGAAGCGCGGCGACAGCATCACGCTGAGCCGCTACCCCGACTACTGGGGCGAGACCGCCGCCTCGGCCTCGGTGGTGTTCCGCTACTTCGACGACGCGACCGCGATGAGCAACGCGCTCCAGGGCGGCCAGGTCGACCTGCTCGCCTCGGTGCCCTCCCCCGAGCTGCTCGCGGCCTTCGAGGGCAATCCGCAGTTCGTGATCACCGAAGGCGCGTCCAACACGAAGACGCTGCTGGCGTTCAACAACGAGCGGGAGCCGCTGACCGATTCGCGGGTGCGCCGCGCGCTGCGGGCCGCGATCGACCATCAGGCCGTGCTGGACGCGGTGTGGGACGGCTACGGCCAGCTGATCGGCAGCGGCATCCCGCCCACCGACCCCTGGTATGAGGACCTGACCGCCAACGTGGCACACGATCCCGAGCTGGCCAGGGAACTGCTCGCGGAGGCGGGCCACGAGGACGGCCTCACACTGAGCCTGGACGTCCCCTCCGAGGACAAGCTGCTCACCGTCGCCCAGCTCGTGCAGGACCAGCTCGCCGAGGTCGGCGTCACCGTGGACCTCAACGCCATCGAGGGCGCCACCTGGTACGACAAGGTGTTCACCCAGGTCGACTACGACCTGACCATCCAGAACCACGTCAACCCGCACGACGTCTTCTGGTACGCCAACCCCGACTTCTACTGGCGCTACGACGACCCGCAGGTTCAGGAATGGGTCGCGCAGGCCGACGTCGCCGAGACGGAGGAGGAGCGCGTCGAGCTGCTCCGGCAGGTCGGCGAGCGGATCTCCGAGGAGGCCGCCAGCGACTGGCTGTTCCTCAACCCGCTGGTCCGGGTCGCCCGCGACGGCGTCACCGGCTACCCGGAGACCGCACTGGCCGACAGCCTGTACCTGCCCGAGATCACCAAGGCGGGCTGAGCGATGACGCCGTCCACGCGCCGGGGCGCCCGCCGGGAGGTCCGCCGCCGATGATCCGGTACGTGCTGCGGCGGGTGCTGCTGCTGGCGGGCTCGCTGATCGCGGCGAGCGCGCTGACGTTCCTGCTGCTGTCCCTGCTGCCCGGCAATCCCGCGCGGACGATGCTCGGCGTGGAGGCCACCGAGGAGCAGGTGGCGGAGCTGAGTCGGCAGCTCGGCACCGACCAGCCCGCGCCGATCCGCTATCTGCACTGGCTGGGCGATCTGCTGACCGGCGACCTGGGGCGGTCCTATGTCAGTCAACAGCCGGTCGGGCCGGAGATCCTGGACCGGATGACGGTGACGGTCCCCCTGGGGCTGTCGGCCTTCGTGCTGTCGGTGCTGATCGCGGTGCCGCTGGGCGTGTGGGCCGCCCTGCGACACCGCAGCCCGGTGGGCGTGGTCGTCTCGGCGATCAGCCAGCTCGGCGTGGCGGTGCCGATCTTCTGGATCGGCATCCTGCTGGTGGCGGTGTTCGCCCTGAACCTGGGCTGGGCGCCGCCGGGCGGATTCCCCGTCGCGGGCTGGGCCGAGCCGGGCGAGGCGGTGCGGTCACTGGTGCTGCCGGTGGTGACCCTCGCGGTGGCACAGGCCTCCGCGCTGCTGCGCTATGTCCGCTCCGCCACGCTCGACGTGGTCGATCAGGACTTCCTGCGCACCGCGAGATCGGTGGGCTGGACGCGCTCGCAGGCCCTGTGGCGGCACGGACTGCGCAACGCGTGCGTGCCGGTGCTGTCGGTCCTCGGCGTGCAGCTGGCCGGTTCGCTGCTCGGGGCGGTGATCGTGGAGAGCGTCTTCACGCTGCCGGGACTGGGAAGGATGTTGTTGACCGACGTGGGAAACCGTGACCTGGTCAAGGTGCAGGCCACCGTGTTCCTGATGACGGCGGTGGTGCTGGTGGTGGGCTTCCTGGTCGACGTGGCGCAGCGCGCGCTGGACCCGAGACTGCGAGCGGCCCGATGACCCCCGCGCTGCGCTCGGCTCCCGGCGGGACGGAGCCCACCCCGCGCGTCGCCGCCTCCCGAGTCCGGGCCCGTACTCGACGCAGACGCGGACCCGCGCTGATCACCGGCGCCGTGCTGGTGGGACTCGTCGTCCTGGCCGCGCTGGTCTCCCTGGTGTGGACGCCCTTCGACCACGACGCGACCGGTGTGGGCGGCCGGTTGGAGACGCCGAGCGCGACCCATTGGATGGGCACCGACCGACTCGGTCGCGACGTGTTCAGCCAGTTCCTCGTCGGGGCTCGGCTTGCCTTGGGCATCGGGACGGCGTCGGTGCTGATCGCAGCCGTGCTGGGCATCACCCTCGGGCTGCTGGCGGCGCTGGCGCCGAGGAAGGCCGACGACGCCGTGGTGCACGGCATCGACGTGCTCATCGCGTTCCCCACGCTGCTGCTGGCGATGGTGCTGGTGGCGGTGCGGGGCGCGTCGACGCTCACCGCCGTGCTGGCGATCGGCCTGGCGACGTCGGCCGTGGTGGCCCGCGTGACGCGCATCGCCGCCCGTCGGGTGCTCGTGCAGGACTACGTCCTGGCGGCGACCGCGTCAGGCACCGGCCGTCTCGGCATCCTGCTGCGGCACGTGCTGCCCAACATCTATCCGATCCTGTTGGTGCAGCTCTCGTTGGAGTTCGGTCTCGCGGTGGTGGCCGAGGCGGCGTTGTCCTATCTCGGCCTGGGTTCGCCGCCGCCGAACCCGTCCTGGGGCCAGATGCTGCGCGACGCACAGGCGGTGCTCGGCGTGCAGCTGTGGCCTGCGGTGTTCCCCGGCCTGGCGATCGTGATCACGGTGCTGGGCCTGAATCTGCTCGGCGACGGCCTGCGTGAGTACGCCGATCCGGAGCTGTCCCGATGAGCGCGCGCGAGGTCGGCGCCGGGAACTCGATCGGCAGGAGGAGGTCAGGATGAGCCTGCTGAGGGTGCGGGATCTGACGGTGCGGCGCCGCGACGGCCACGAGCTGATCGCGGGCGTCGATCTGGATCTCGCCGAGGGCGACCGCCTCGGCGTGGTCGGCGAGTCCGGCTCCGGCAAGTCGCTGACCGCGCTGGCCGTGGCCGGTCTGCTGCCCGAGGGGATGACCGTCTCGGGCTCGGTGCGGCTGGACGGCGTCGAGCTGCTGGAGCTGTCCGAGCAGGCGATGACGCGGGTGCGCGGCAGCGGGGTGGCGATGGTGTTCCAGGAGCCGCTGACCGCGCTGGACCCGCTGATGCGGGTGGGCAGGCAGATCGCGGGCCCGTTGCGCCGACATCGCGGTCTCAACCGTCGGGAGGCCGACGCCGAGGCGGTCGAGCTGTGCCGCCGGGTCCGGCTGCCGGAGCCTGCCGAGTCGGCGCGGGCCTACCCGCATCAGCTCTCGGGCGGGCAGCGGCAGCGGGTGGGGCTGGCATTGGCGTTGGCCTGTCGGCCTCGGCTGCTGATCGCCGACGAGCCGACCACCGCTCTCGACGTCACCGTGCAGGCCGAGATCCTGGAGCTGATCCTCGAATCGGTGGCGGCGGAGGGGGCCGGGCTGCTGTTCATCAGTCACGACCTGCCGGTGATCGCCTCGGTGAGCGATCGACTCGCCGTGATGCGCGACGGCGCCGTGGTCGAACAGGGCGCGGTCGAGCCGGTGCTCGCCGCTCCGCAGCACCCCTACACACGGGAGCTGCTGACCTCGGCGGTGGCGGCGGGCAGGCTGCCGGGAGATCCGGGATGGGAGGCAGGTCGATGACCAGTCCGACGACGGAGACCGCAGGTACGGAGACGGCGGCGGGTGCCGTGTTGTGGGAGGCCCGCGGCCTGACCAGACGATTCCGGGCGCCCCGAACGGCGAGGTCGTCCGGGGTCGGTCGGGCAGGGGCAACGACGCGGACCGCACTGTCCGATGTGGACCTGACGATCCGCGAGGGCGAGGCGCTGGGCATCGTGGGCGAGTCCGGCGCAGGCAAGTCCACGCTCCTGCGGCTGCTGCTCGCCCTGGACCGGCCCGACGAGGGCGAACTGCACTACCGGGGCGCCCCGCTCGGGTCCGATCGGCGGAGCCTGCGGGCGTTTCGGCGGGACGTCCAGGTGGTGTTCCAGGACCCGCGCGGTTCGCTCAACCCCAGGATGCCGGTGTCGGCGATCGTCGCCGAGCCGCTGCGCAGCCTGCGCATCCCCGGCGACCACGCCGCGCGCGTGCGGGAGGTGCTCGGCGAGGTGGGCCTCGGCCTGGACGCGGCCGACCGCTACCCGCACGAGTTCTCCGGCGGGCAGCGGCAGCGGATCGCCATCGCCAGGGCCTTGGCACCGCGTCCCCGGGTGCTGGTGGGTGACGAGCCGGTCAGCGCGCTGGACGTGTCCGTGCGGGCCCAGATCCTCGATCTGCTCGCGGGTCTGGCGGCCGAGCACGCCATGACGCTGGTGCTGGTCTCGCACGATCTGGCGGTGGTGGGACGGCTGTGTCCTCGGGTGCTGGTCCTGCATCAGGGCAGGGTGGTGGAGACCGGCCCCACCGAACGTGTGTACTCGACGCCGGAGCAGGACTACACGCGGCGGTTGCTCGCGGCGATCCCCCGGCTGCCCGCCGGGGTGCTCGCCGGTCTCGACGACGCGGGGCAGGGCGGGGCGGCGGTCCCGGCCACCTCGCCGGACGCCACCGCCGAGGACACCGCGCAGGCACCCGCCGGACAGCGGGCACCATCCCGCAGCGACGCCATCGCGCCGGGCGCACCGGCCGACGAGGAACGGAGCACGACATGACGGAGACGATCAGCGACCAGGACGCCCGGCGGTACTGGCAGGACTGGCGCGCGGGGCGTCGCCGATCGCTCACGGGCCCGCAGGGCAACCTCGCGCTCGTGGACACCTACTGGCCCGAGACGGACTCCGTGTTCGATGAGCTGCCGGGCACCTGGACCGTGCGGGCGGATCGGGTCTGGCTCACCGCGACGGCCGCCGACGAGGTGCGCGTCGGCGACGAGGTCGTGGACGGCGAGATCCCCGTCTCCCACGCCGACGGAACGGCCTCGCCGTGGGTGCAGTTCCCCGGCGGCAGTGCGACGGTGGTCCGTCGTGGCGATCAACTCGGCATCCGCCGATTCGACCCGAAGGCCCCGGCGGTGGCGGATTTCGAGGACGTCGAGGCCTTCGACTTCGCCCCCGAATGGCAGCTCACCGGCACCTTCACCCGCTTCGCCGAGGCCACCACTGTCGACTACGAGAAGATGCTGGAGGACTCGCCGACGCCGACGAACGTGCCCGGCGAGCTGCGGTTCACCGTGGCGGGGCAGGAGTACACCACCACGCCGATGCTCTCCGGCGGCCTGCTGCTGCTCGTGTTCGCCGACGAGACGACCGGCGTGAGCACCTACCGCCCCGGCCGGTTCCTCCGCGTCGCGCTGCCCGACTCGGCGCCGGGCGAACCGGTGTCGGTGCGGCTGGACTTCAACC
The Actinoalloteichus fjordicus DNA segment above includes these coding regions:
- a CDS encoding DUF1684 domain-containing protein, translated to MTETISDQDARRYWQDWRAGRRRSLTGPQGNLALVDTYWPETDSVFDELPGTWTVRADRVWLTATAADEVRVGDEVVDGEIPVSHADGTASPWVQFPGGSATVVRRGDQLGIRRFDPKAPAVADFEDVEAFDFAPEWQLTGTFTRFAEATTVDYEKMLEDSPTPTNVPGELRFTVAGQEYTTTPMLSGGLLLLVFADETTGVSTYRPGRFLRVALPDSAPGEPVSVRLDFNRAYLPPCAFSAHFNCPLPPAGHRIAVAVEAGEKQARLRTSQPS
- a CDS encoding ATP-binding cassette domain-containing protein; amino-acid sequence: MTSPTTETAGTETAAGAVLWEARGLTRRFRAPRTARSSGVGRAGATTRTALSDVDLTIREGEALGIVGESGAGKSTLLRLLLALDRPDEGELHYRGAPLGSDRRSLRAFRRDVQVVFQDPRGSLNPRMPVSAIVAEPLRSLRIPGDHAARVREVLGEVGLGLDAADRYPHEFSGGQRQRIAIARALAPRPRVLVGDEPVSALDVSVRAQILDLLAGLAAEHAMTLVLVSHDLAVVGRLCPRVLVLHQGRVVETGPTERVYSTPEQDYTRRLLAAIPRLPAGVLAGLDDAGQGGAAVPATSPDATAEDTAQAPAGQRAPSRSDAIAPGAPADEERSTT